A window from Theobroma cacao cultivar B97-61/B2 chromosome 3, Criollo_cocoa_genome_V2, whole genome shotgun sequence encodes these proteins:
- the LOC18606491 gene encoding remorin isoform X1: MGEEEANKMEASEPKEQQPVKEEKDAAAKTDVAEEKSLIPVPEKAAAVATEKSPNNRDSVLARVETEKRLALLKAWEENEKAKVENKAHKKISAIGSWENTKKAGVEAQLKKIEEQLEKKKAEYAEKMKNRVAEIHREAEEKRAMIEAKRGEDFLKIEETAAKFRATGYTPKKFLGCFSS, from the exons ATGGGAGAGGAGGAAGCCAACAAAATGGAAGCCTCTGAACCCAAGGAGCAGCAGCCTGTTAAGGAAGAGAAGGATGCAGCAGCAAAGACTGATGTAGCTGAAGAGAAGAGCCTGATCCCAGTTCCTGAAA AAGCTGCAGCAGTAGCTACAGAGAAAAGTCCAAACAATAGAG ATTCTGTGCTTGCACGGGTTGAAACAGAAAAAAGACTAGCTTTACTTAAAGCATGggaggaaaatgaaaaggCAAAAGTAGAGAACAA GGCACATAAGAAGATATCTGCTATTGGTTCATGGGAAAATACCAAGAAAGCTGGTGTAGAAGCACAGCTAAAGAAGATTGAG GAACAACTGGAAAAGAAGAAGGCTGAGTATgctgagaaaatgaaaaacagaGTGGCTGAAATCCATAGGGAAGcagaagaaaaaagagcaaTGATAGAAGCCAAGCGTGGGGAAGATTTTCTCAAGATAGAGGAGACAGCAGCGAAATTTCGTGCAACTGGATATACACCGAAGAAATTTCTCGGATGTTTCAGCAGTTAA
- the LOC18606490 gene encoding LIM domain-containing protein WLIM2b: MAFSGTTEKCKTCDKTVHFIDLLSADGVSYHKTCFKCSHCNGLLVMSSYCSMEGVLYCKPHFEQLFKETGSYTKKFQSGKSDKPNGLARAPSRLASFFSGTQDKCGVCNKTAYPLEKVTVEGENYHKSCFRCSHGGCFLNPSSYAALDGILYCKHHFAQLFKEKGSYSHLTKTASLKKNSAGASSEQNSEAESESESKPGDEPKPEAEENPAEAVAQDQ, translated from the exons ATGGCATTCAGTGGGACAACTGAGAAATGCAAGACTTGTGATAAGACTGTTCATTTTATCGATTTATTATCAGCTGATGGAGTTTCTTATCATAAGACCTGCTTCAAATGCAGTCACTGCAATGGACTTCTGGTG ATGAGCAGCTATTGCTCAATGGAAGGAGTCCTATATTGCAAGCCTCATTTTGAGCAACTCTTCAAGGAGACCGGCAGTTACACAAAGAAATTCCAAT CTGGGAAATCCGATAAGCCAAATGGCCTG GCAAGGGCTCCTAGCAGACTGGCATCCTTCTTCTCTGGCACACAAGATAAATGCGGAGTCTGTAACAAAACCGCATACCCATTAGAGAAG GTGACTGTGGAGGGCGAAAACTACCATAAATCCTGCTTTAGGTGTTCTCATGGGGGTTGCTTCCTCAACCCATCATCCTATGCTGCATTGGATGGTATTCTCTACTGCAAGCACCACTTTGCTCAGTTGTTCAAGGAGAAGGGCAGCTACAGTCATCTTACGAAGACAGCTTCCTTGAAGAAAAATTCAGCAGGAGCTTCATCGGAACAAAATTCTGAAGCCGAATCTGAATCAGAATCAAAGCCAGGAGATGAGCCAAAACCAGAAGCAGAAGAAAACCCTGCTGAAGCTGTTGCACAAGACCAATAG
- the LOC18606491 gene encoding remorin isoform X2 produces the protein MGEEEANKMEASEPKEQQPVKEEKDAAAKTDVAEEKSLIPVPENSVLARVETEKRLALLKAWEENEKAKVENKAHKKISAIGSWENTKKAGVEAQLKKIEEQLEKKKAEYAEKMKNRVAEIHREAEEKRAMIEAKRGEDFLKIEETAAKFRATGYTPKKFLGCFSS, from the exons ATGGGAGAGGAGGAAGCCAACAAAATGGAAGCCTCTGAACCCAAGGAGCAGCAGCCTGTTAAGGAAGAGAAGGATGCAGCAGCAAAGACTGATGTAGCTGAAGAGAAGAGCCTGATCCCAGTTCCTGAAA ATTCTGTGCTTGCACGGGTTGAAACAGAAAAAAGACTAGCTTTACTTAAAGCATGggaggaaaatgaaaaggCAAAAGTAGAGAACAA GGCACATAAGAAGATATCTGCTATTGGTTCATGGGAAAATACCAAGAAAGCTGGTGTAGAAGCACAGCTAAAGAAGATTGAG GAACAACTGGAAAAGAAGAAGGCTGAGTATgctgagaaaatgaaaaacagaGTGGCTGAAATCCATAGGGAAGcagaagaaaaaagagcaaTGATAGAAGCCAAGCGTGGGGAAGATTTTCTCAAGATAGAGGAGACAGCAGCGAAATTTCGTGCAACTGGATATACACCGAAGAAATTTCTCGGATGTTTCAGCAGTTAA